CAATACTACCCCTCGGCAGCTTCAAACGGGACGGACTATTTCGTCGCGTGGCAGGATTACCGAAGCGGTGCGGACTACGATATCTACGGAACGCGCGTCACTTCGACGGGGACGGTGCTCGACCCCACGCCGACGGACATCGCCGTCTCCACGGCGGCGGACAACCAGAGGTATCCCTCCGTAGCCTCGAACGGAACGGACTATTTCATCGCGTGGACGGACTACCGAAGCGGCACGGAGTACGATGTCTACGGGGCGCGCGTCACCTCGGCAGGGACGGTACTCGACTCCACGGGCATAGCCGTCTCCACGGCGGCATTCGACCAGTACAACCCCTCAGCAGCCTCGAACGGGACGGGCTATTTCGTCGCGTGGGCGGACTACCGAAGCGGCGTGGATTCGGATATCTATGGCGGGCGGGTCACCTCCGCTGGGGCCGTACTAGATGCAGAAGGGATCCTTATATCAAAAGAGACAAGCGTCCAGGGCAATCCCGCTGTTGCCTCGAACGGAACGGATTATTTTGTGGTGTGGGTTGGCGATCCTGTTATAAACGATTACAACATTTACGGATCCCGCGTCTCATCTTCTGGGACGGTGCTGGATCCTTCTGGAATTGCGATCTGTACCAACACGAACTACCAAGATACGCCGTCTGTGGCGTCGAATGGGACCGACTATCTCGCAGTTTGGAAAGACGACCGCAATTCGGCCACGACGTACGATGATATCTACGGTGCACGCGTTCAAGCATCGGACGGTGCCTTACTCGACGGCCCCCCGGACAGCGGGGGAATACTAATTGGCGCCTTGGGAGATTACGACGATCAGCCTTCCGTGGCTTCGAATGGAACGGGTTACCTGGTCGTGTGGCGAGACTGGGAAATTTATGGAACTCGCGTCACATCGGGCGGAGTTGTGTTGGACAATCCCCCAGTTCAAGTGACGACTGACCCCTACGCAGATTATCCTGAGGTTGCGTCGAACGGGACAGATTACTTAATAGTGTGGGAGAGTTTTTTCAGCTTTTCCGATGATGACGTTTACGCCTCACGCGTAAAAGCGGACGGCACGGATCTTGATCCATCCGATATAGCTGTTGCGGCAGTCTTCGGAATCGATGAAAGTGCCCCATCGGTTGCCTCGAACGGAACGGATTATTTCGTCGCGTGGCATGATGAACGAAACGGCGCCGCGAACGACGACATCTACGGAACGCGCGTGGCCTCGGATGGGACGGTGCTTGATATTTCGGGTATTGCCGTGTCCACGGCGGCTGGCAACCAGAGATCTCCCTCCGTAGCTTCAAACGGGACGGACTATTTCATAGTGTGGGAGGACTACCAAAGCGGCGGGGACGACGACATCTACGGAGCGCGCGTGGCCTCGGATGGGACGGTGCTCGATGCAGCGGGCATCCTCATCCAGCAAAGTCTCTATGACGATTCTGATCACGCTGTAGCCTATTCGGCCTGTGGAAAATACCTGATTGCTTATCGACGTTTTTATGAAGATCCCAGTTATGTATCCTATACGATCATGGCGCGTACCGTTGAGGATGACATTCCCTCCGCCGGAGAGGTATCCGCACCGGGTTCCGGCAGGCCCTTGACCGTGGAGCGGGCCTCCGGCCAAGTAAAACTCTTTTGGGCGGGGCTTCCCTCCGATTGTGCCGGTGTTATCCAATACAACATCTACGAAGGCGACTTGGACTCGCTTCCGCCGTACAACCACTCATCTCTCGTGTGCTGGACGGCGGGGACGGACGAAGGAGGCGGCTATCTGAGCGGGATAATTACGCCGGGCTTTGCGAACGCCTACTATCTCGTCACCGAATGCGACATGGCGACAGAGGGAACCTCGGGCTACGACAGCGACGCCGTCGAGCGCAACCCGCTTCTGAACACCTGCGGCCCGCATCCGTAAAAAACAGCGGCCAGGGATTAGCGGTTCGCGCCGGTCTTCGCCGTGAGCCGGTTCGCCCGGAGGAGGGAGTCGAAAGTTCCCGCGTCCGTCCACCAGCCCTGAAGGACGCTGTGCGCGAGCTCGCCGCGCTCGAGGTAGGCGTTGTTCACGTCGGTAATCTCGAGCTCGCCCCGGCGCGACGGCTTGAGCGTGCGGATGATGCTGAACACCCGGGCGTCGTACATGTAGATGCCGGTCACGGCGTAGGAGGATTTGGGCTTTCTGGGCTTTTCCTCGATGCGGACGATCTTGCGCCTGGCGTTGAACACCGGCACGCCGAAGCGCTGCGGGTCGGGCACCTTCTTGAGAAGAATCCGGGCGCCGCACTTCTGCCTGCGGAAGGCCGCGACGGCGCTCCGGATGTTCCGCTCGATGATGTTGTCGCCGAGTGCGACCACGATGCGGTCGCCCGCCGCGAAGTGCTCGGCCAGGCGAAGCGCGGCGGCGATGCCGCCCTCGCCGCGCTGGTACGTGTAGTGGAGCGCCTTGAGGCCGAAAGCTTCTCCGTTTCCCAGAAGCCGCAGAAAATCGCCCGCGTTCTCCCCCCCCGTCACCACCATGATGTCCTTGACGCCCGCCCGGACGAGCATCTCGATGGGGTAGTAAATCATGGGCTTCGCGTAGACGGGAAGAAGGTGCTTGTTCGTCACCAGGGTGAGCGGGTGGAGACGCGTCCCAAGGCCCCCGGCGAGCACCACGCCTTTAAGGTTCATGCGCGGTAGATCCCGGCAATCTTTTTCATGAGGGCCGACGACGAGCAGCCCTTCTTGTAGCCGGCCACGACGGTCTTTCCACCCCACGAGGCGACATCGCGACTCCCCGCGATGGCGTCCCTCCGGCCGCGGTAATCGCCGCCCTTGACGAGAACGTCGGGGCGAAGCGCCCGGATCAGGCGGCGCGGCGTCGACTCCGGGAACACGATGACGTAGTCCACGCACGCGAGCGCCGCGAGCATCCGCAGCCGCTCGCCCTGCGGCACGAGGGGCCGCTTCGGCCCCTTGAGGCGGCGAACGGAGGCGTCGCTGTTGAGGCCGACGACGAGGACGTCGCCGTGCGCGCGCGCCTCCGAGAGAACCTGGACGTGGCCCGGGTGAAGCAGGTCGAAGCAGCCGTTCGTGAACACGACGCGCCGCCCCTGCGCGCGGAGCGTCTTCCCCAGGCGCGCCGCGCTTCTGAGGAGAACCGCTTTGTCCGCGGCGTCCACGGGCGCCCCCGCAAGCGTTTTCAGAATCTCCTCGGGCGACGTCGTCGCGGTGCCGAACTTCTCGACCACGACGCCGGCCGCCACGTTGGCCGTCCACGCGGCGTCGAAGGCTGGGGCCCCCGACGCAATGAGCGCGCCGAAGAGCGCACTCACGGTGTCGCCCGCACCCGTGACGTCGTAGACCTCCTTGGCGCGCGCGGGGATGTGCCGCGCCCCGCGGCGCCCCTTCTCGCACAGGAGCATGCCCCGCGGGCCGAGAGTCACGAGAATGCTCCGCGCGCCGGTGTCGAGCATGACGCGGCGCGCCGCCCGGAGGGCGTCCCCGCGCGTCTCGCACGCGAAGCCGGTCGCCTGCTCGGCCTCCGCGGCGTTCGGCAGGAGCGCCGCAGCGCCGCGGTATTTTCTAAAGCTCCGCCCGCGCGGGTCCACCACCACCGGCAGCCCGCCTCTCCCGGCCGCGCTGAAAACCCGCCTAAGAAGGGGCCCCGTCAAAATGCCCTTGCCGTAGTCGGACAGGATGACGCCGCGGACGCGCGGAAGCGCCCGCTGGATCTTGCGCCAAAGCCGCGTCTCTTCGGGCGGCCCGAGCGGCGCTTCCGTTTCGGTGTCGAGGCGAAGCACCTGCTGGTGCTGCTCGGCGATGATCCGCGCCTTGACCGAGGTCGGGCGCGCGGAGGCGCGCACGGCCGCGACCGAAACGCCGCTCTGACGCAGGCGAGAAAGCAGGCGCGTGCCGTAGCCGTCCCTTCCCACGGCCCCCATAAGGTGCACCTTCACGCCGAAAGGGCGCAGATTCATCGCCACGTTCGCCGCCCCGCCCGGGCGGATT
The DNA window shown above is from Acidobacteriota bacterium and carries:
- the rfaE2 gene encoding D-glycero-beta-D-manno-heptose 1-phosphate adenylyltransferase, with product MRANLKRLENLPILVVGDLLCDRYIYGDTSRISREAPVPVVHTKREEIRPGGAANVAMNLRPFGVKVHLMGAVGRDGYGTRLLSRLRQSGVSVAAVRASARPTSVKARIIAEQHQQVLRLDTETEAPLGPPEETRLWRKIQRALPRVRGVILSDYGKGILTGPLLRRVFSAAGRGGLPVVVDPRGRSFRKYRGAAALLPNAAEAEQATGFACETRGDALRAARRVMLDTGARSILVTLGPRGMLLCEKGRRGARHIPARAKEVYDVTGAGDTVSALFGALIASGAPAFDAAWTANVAAGVVVEKFGTATTSPEEILKTLAGAPVDAADKAVLLRSAARLGKTLRAQGRRVVFTNGCFDLLHPGHVQVLSEARAHGDVLVVGLNSDASVRRLKGPKRPLVPQGERLRMLAALACVDYVIVFPESTPRRLIRALRPDVLVKGGDYRGRRDAIAGSRDVASWGGKTVVAGYKKGCSSSALMKKIAGIYRA
- a CDS encoding NTP transferase domain-containing protein: MNLKGVVLAGGLGTRLHPLTLVTNKHLLPVYAKPMIYYPIEMLVRAGVKDIMVVTGGENAGDFLRLLGNGEAFGLKALHYTYQRGEGGIAAALRLAEHFAAGDRIVVALGDNIIERNIRSAVAAFRRQKCGARILLKKVPDPQRFGVPVFNARRKIVRIEEKPRKPKSSYAVTGIYMYDARVFSIIRTLKPSRRGELEITDVNNAYLERGELAHSVLQGWWTDAGTFDSLLRANRLTAKTGANR